The following proteins are co-located in the Betta splendens chromosome 9, fBetSpl5.4, whole genome shotgun sequence genome:
- the lzts3b gene encoding leucine zipper putative tumor suppressor 3: MGSVGSGVAGEQEFAMKSVGTRTTLPRAPPLSRRCPADRSCSAERLPRPPATISDGTASSDERGSVSIGTGTCTGTDRPTETASSTNTECTMTGPCNNNQLDCGNGAGRREWERERERERQRERGRDRDRDRDWDRERLERERERERNRERERERVERERLERERERERERARERERERIEREKIERERERERERERERERERLESERLEREREREMQAAGLDACGNVVGRAASEKNGGGMSQHPHREKAGARGDGESNPAGHNPPNHNPPKILPVSGKLEQAMQNNSGLVRPSAFKPVVPKSFHSMQNLVGQAGGAGSEGRPEARGDGFEGRGGRRGRDGGGAAESGEVPEALLLDQDSPVRVGRNEGGGNGNEVVQGGMSDSGRNSLTSLPTYTGSGSGCGPPAVLGPLSASTSHINRLGMAGAAVGLEKLEKPGYQNGLSASDSGRSSSGKSSSSYQRLSHLSDAPAPLRPSPSSDDIIQDLEDRLWEKEQEVQHMRRNLDQSEAAIIQVFEEKQRVWERQMDELRQNYASRLQQVTRRAQRSQTALQAQITRLSQDKRRLQEEMAALLAQREELERKCLDYRKEQADILPRLEETKWEVCQKAGEISLLKQQLRESQAEVTQRAGEMVALRGQLKELNAQLREREEAMLGLKDSYSTKSRELEKCEGELRRTLSEVSALREKLGVFEAEVLSLKRALSEVSRGAEVVVSPNLAAAGLLPPWGVVHCPRNPPDSSASSLTPTSDTLLSLQSDEAKAQRQEAQRQERQQREEAQWRDVQQRQDAHMQQADAQLRPEAQLRQEAHLRHEAQIRQEAQLRQEAHLRQEVHLRQEAQLRHEAQLRHEAQLCQEAQLRQEAHQPPRAPEGHWDEAGELRRQLEQLQAALRLERQQRERQALNFDQERHTWQDEKERVLKYQAQLQLSYVETLQKNQALEKRMSQLGAKPTTISTTTTTITTTTTTSPTYSNSPPPPPALSPLSPQPPASLPGPIALTLSPPCEDQKGPPSLHQLAPPWAGPSRLERIESTEI, translated from the exons ATGGGCAGTGTTGGCAGTGGGGTGGCAGGAGAGCAGGAATTTGCCATGAAGTCTGTGGGTACGAGGACCACCCTACCTCGggcccctcctctctctcgccgTTGCCCTGCAGATCGCAGCTGCAGCGCAGAGCGGCTCCCCCGACCGCCGGCAACTATATCTGATGGGACGGCTTCTAGCGATGAACGAGGCAGCGTTAGTATCGGGACCGGGACCTGTACTGGGACTGACCGGCCCACCGAAACGGCCTCCTCCACCAACACTGAATGTACCATGACGGGCCCGTGCAACAACAACCAGTTGGACTGTGGCAACGGAGCGGGCAGGAgggagtgggagagggagagggagagggagaggcagcgagAAAGGGGGAGAGACAGGGACCGGGACCGAGACTGGGACCGGGAGAggctggagagggagcgagagcggGAGCGGAACAGGGAGAGGGAACGGGAGCgagtggagagggagaggctggagcgagagagggagcgggagcgggagcgagccagggagagggagagggagcgcatCGAGAGGGAGAAGATCgagcgggagagggagagggagcgggagagggagcgggagagggagcgggagcggcTGGAGAGCGAGAggctggagagggagcgggagcgggagATGCAGGCGGCGGGTTTGGACGCGTGCGGGAACGTTGTAGGCCGAGCGGCGAGCGAGAAGAACGGTGGCGGCATGAGCCAACACCCGCACAGAGAGAAGGCCGGCGCCAGAGGCGATGGCGAAAGCAATCCAGCCGGCCATAACCCTCCAAACCACAACCCGCCCAAGATCCTGCCAGTGTCGGGAAAACTGGAGCAG GCGATGCAGAACAACTCGGGCCTCGTTCGTCCGTCCGCCTTCAAGCCGGTGGTGCCGAAGAGCTTCCACTCCATGCAGAACCTGGTGGGGCAGGCGGGAGGCGCCGGGAGCGAGGGCAGGCCGGAGGCGAGGGGCGACGGGTTTGAGGGCAGAGGAGGCCGGAGGGGCCGGGACGGAGGAGGGGCAGCAGAATCGGGGGAGGTCCccgaggcgctgctgctggaccagGACAGCCCGGTGAGGGTCGGCCGGAACGAGGGCGGGGGGAACGGTAACGAGGTGGTCCAGGGAGGGATGTCCGACTCAGGCAGGAACTCCTTGACCAGCCTGCCCACGTACACGGGCTCGGGCTCCGGCTGCGGGCCCCCCGCGGTTCTGGGGCCCCTTAGCGCCTCCACCAGCCACATTAACAGGCTGGGGATGGCTGGAGCGGCAGTGGgcctggagaagctggagaagccGGGCTACCAG AACGGACTCAGCGCCTCCGATAGTGGCCGATCTTCCTCAGGAAAGAGCTCCTCGTCCTATCAGAGGCTCAGCCACCTGAGCGATGCGCCGGCGCCTCTGCggccctccccctcctccgatGACATCATCCAGGACCTCGAAGACCGCTTGTGGGAGAAGGAGCAAGAG GTGCAGCACATGCGCAGAAACCTGGACCAAAGCGAGGCAGCCATCATTCAGGTGTTTGAGGAGAAGCAGCGCGTCTGGGAACGACAAATGGATGAGTTGAGGCAGAACTACGCCTCGCGCCTGCAGCAGGTGAC GCGCCGCGCTCAGCGCTCCCAGACCGCCCTGCAGGCCCAGATCACCCGTCTGTCCCAGGACAAGAGGAGGCTCCAGGAGGAGATGGCCGCTCTGTTGGCTcaaagagaggagctggagaggaagtgCCTGGATTACAGGAAAGAGCAGGCGGACATCTTGCCTCGCCTGGAGGAAACCAAGTGGGAG GTCTGTCAGAAGGCGGGAGAGATCTccctgctgaagcagcagctgagagagAGTCAGGCCGAAGTGACCCAGCGAGCGGGGGAGATGGTGGCTCTGAGGGGCCAGCTGAAGGAGCTCAATGCCCAGctgagggagcgggaggaggccaTGCTGGGCCTGAAGGACTCCTACAGCACCAAGAGCCGGGAGCTGGAGAAGTGTGAGGGCGAGCTGAGGAGGACCCTGTCTGAG GTGTCCGCCCTTAGAGAGAAGCTGGGTGTATTTGAGGCAGAGGTGCTCAGTTTAAAGCGGGCTCTGAGCGAAGTGAGCAGAGGCGCAGAAGTTGTGGTCAGCCCTAACTTagctgctgcagggctgctgcCGCCCTGGGGGGTCGTCCACTGCCCACGAAACCCACCCGACTCCTCCGCCAGCTCCCTCACCCCCACGTCCGACACGCTACTGAGCCTTCAGAGCGACGAAGCCAAGGCCCAGCGGCAGGAGGCTCAGCGCCAGGAGAGGCAGCAGCGCGAGGAGGCCCAGTGGCGCGACGTGCAGCAGCGGCAAGACGCCCACATGCAGCAGGCGGACGCTCAACTGCGCCCAGAGGCCCAGCTCCGGCAGGAGGCCCACCTCCGCCACGAGGCCCAAATCCGCCAGGAGGCCCAACTGCGCCAGGAGGCCCACCTGCGCCAGGAGGTGCACCTGCGCCAGGAGGCCCAGCTCCGCCACGAGGCCCAGCTGCGTCACGAGGCCCAGCTCTGCCAGGAGGCGCAGCTGCGCCAGGAGGCCCACCAGCCGCCGCGGGCCCCGGAGGGCCACTGGGACGAGGCGGGGGAGCTGCgcaggcagctggagcagctgcaggcggcGCTGCGCctggagcggcagcagcgcgAGCGCCAGGCCCTCAACTTCGACCAGGAGCGGCACACCTGGCAGGACGAGAAGGAGCGGGTGCTGAAGTACCAGgcccagctgcagctcagctacGTTGAGACGCTGCAGAAAAACCAGGCGCTGGAGAAGCGCATGAGCCAGCTGGGAGCCAAACCAACCACgatctccaccaccaccacaactattaccaccaccaccaccacctctcccACCTACTCCAActcccctcccccgcctcccgccCTCTCGCCTCTGTCTCCACAGCCCCCAGCCTCGCTCCCCGGGCCCATCGCCCTCACGCTGTCGCCGCCCTGTGAAGACCAGAAGGGCCCCCCGTCCCTCCACCAGCTGGCCCCTCCCTGGGCAGGACCCTCACGCCTGGAGAGGATAGAGTCCACTGAGATATAG
- the sprb gene encoding sepiapterin reductase b: MSDLFPAKLRTLGRCFCIITGASRGFGWALAHKVSHLVQPGSVLLLVARSEALLRTLKEELRSFASERELHVHCVAADLSTRDGVNATVAAAKRERALADDVDHVLLVNNAASLGDISGFVSFTDLEQVTSYLSFNVSSALALTAGLLQVFPHAPGRRRTVVNVSSVFALQPLQSWVLYCTAKAARGMMFRVLAQEEPTVKVLSYSPGPMETEMQEEIRRLTGISHRLLPCHEPADKLMKLLLDYDFRSGAHLDFFDV, encoded by the exons ATGTCCGACCTCTTCCCTGCAAAGCTGAGGACTCTGGGCCGGTGCTTCTGTATCATCACAGGAGCCTCCAGGGGATTTGGATGGGCGCTGGCGCACAAA GTGTCCCACCTGGTGCAGCCCGGCTCGGTcctgctcctggtggcccgCTCCGAGGCGCTGCTGCGGacgctgaaggaggagctgcggaGTTTCGCCAGCGAACGGGAGCTGCACGTGCACTGCGTCGCCGCCGACCTGAGCACGAGAGACGGAGTAAATGCCACAGTGGCGGCGGCGAAGAGGGAGCGGGCGCTGGCGGACGACGTGGACCACGTGCTTCTAGTCAACAATGCTG CCTCTCTGGGCGACATCTCCGGGTTCGTGAGTTTCACGGACCTGGAGCAGGTGACGTCCTACCTGTCCTTCAACGTCAGCTCCGCCCTGGCTCTGACCGCCGGGCTGCTGCAGGTGTTTCCCCACGCACCGGGCCGCCGCCGCACCGTGGTCAACGTCTCGTCGGTGTtcgcgctgcagccgctgcagtcgTGGGTGCTGTACTGCACGGCCAAAGCGGCCCGGGGCATGATGTTCAGGGTGCTGGCGCAGGAGGAGCCCACCGTCAAGGTGCTCAGCTACTCCCCAG GTCCCATGGAGACGGAGATGCAGGAGGAGATCCGTCGGCTGACGGGCATCAGCCACCGCCTGCTCCCCTGCCACGAGCCCGCAGACAaactgatgaagctgctgctggactatGACTTCCGCTCAGGGGCCCACCTGGACTTCTTCGACGTCTGA
- the smyd1b gene encoding histone-lysine N-methyltransferase SMYD1b isoform X2, whose protein sequence is MRPIGTDPRSVPVGTVQGVAGYFRTSREECAVATEEPETSQRDPPPVSLCIQLSSAEAPASMENVAVFDSPGKGRGLRATKEFWAGDVIFSEASISAVVFDSLADRICHSCFRRQDKLQRCGQCKFAHYCDRTCQRAGWAEHKQECGAIKAYGKVPNENIRLASRILWRLDKDGGVVSDAQLATLEELEDHVADMQEDELKEFKVDIHNFLDYWPRGSKQHTVDHISHIFGVINCNGFSVSDQRGLQAVGVGLFPNLCLVNHDCWPNCTVILNHGKIELRSLGKISEGEELTVAYVDYINLSEERQRLLKTQYFFDCTCEHCTKRIKDDLKMAGCEVDGVKPSDEQVKEATDYCFEMMDKLDKARLKGDYHEVVKICKECLEKTEPVLADTHIYLLRIWSSLSEVQAYLQYFDDAAEYARKMVEGYMKLYHPNNATLGMAAMRAGVTHWQAGQIEVGHGMICKAYAILMVTHGPTHPITKDLEAMRVQTEMELRMFKQNEYVYHSMREAALKNKPMTMMHEPKSVEEGIKNLFHRRK, encoded by the exons ATGAGACCCATCGGCACTGACCCGCGGTCTGTTCCTGTTGGTACAGTTCAGGGGGTGGCCGGTTATTTTAGGACCTCGCGTGAGGAATGTGCAGTTGCCACCGAGGAACCAGAGACCAGTCAACGAGACCCTCCACCCGTCTCCCTCTGCATTCAGCTCTCCAGCGCCGAGGCCCCAGCGTCCATGGAGAACGTGGCCGTGTTCGACTCGCCCGGGAAGGGGAGAGGTCTGAGGGCGACCAAGGAGTTCTGGGCCGGAGACGTCATCTTCTCCGAAGCCAGCATTTCAGCCGTGGTGTTTGACAG CCTCGCCGACCGCATCTGCCACAGCTGCTTCCGCCGGCAGGACAAGCTCCAGCGCTGCGGCCAGTGCAAGTTCGCCCATTACTGCGACCGGACCTGCCAGCGGGCCGGCTGGGCCGAGCACAAGCAGGAGTGCGGCGCCATCAAGGCCTACGGCAAAGTGCCCAACGAGAACATCCG CTTGGCGTCGCGCATCCTGTGGCGCCTGGACAAGGACGGCGGCGTGGTGTCGGACGCGCAGCTGGccacgctggaggagctggaggaccaCGTGGCCGACATGCAGGAGGACGAGCTGAAGGAGTTCAAGGTGGACATCCACAACTTCCTGGACTACTGGCCCCGCGGCAGCAAGCAGCACACGGTCGACCACATCTCGCACATCTTTGGAGTG ATCAACTGTAACGGCTTCAGTGTGAGCGACCAGAGGGGCCTGCAGGCGGTCGGCGTCGGCCTCTTCCCAAACCTGTGCCTGGTCAACCACGACTGCTGGCCAAACTGCACCGTGATCCTCAATCACGGCAA GATCGAGCTGCGCTCTCTGGGTAAGATCTCAGAGGGGGAGGAGCTGACCGTCGCCTACGTGGACTACATCAACCTGTCCGAGGAGCGACAGCGGCTCCTGAAGACGCAGTACTTCTTTGACTGCACGTGTGAGCACTGCACGAAACGCATCAAAGACGACCTGAAGATGGCGGGCTGCGAGGTGGACGGGGTCAAG CCTTCAGACGAACAGGTGAAAGAAGCGACGGACTACTGTTTTGAGATGATGGATAAGTTGGACAAGGCTCGATTAAAAGGCGACTACCACGAG GTGGTAAAAATCTGCAAGGAGTGCTTGGAGAAAACAGAGCCGGTGTTGGCCGACACCCACATCTACCTGCTGAGGATATGGAGCTCCCTGAGCGAGGTGCAGGCGTACCTGCAGTACTTCGACGACGCCGCCGAGTACGCGCGCAAAATGGTTGAGGGGTACAT GAAGCTGTACCACCCCAACAACGCCACCCTGGGCATGGCCGCCATGCGGGCCGGGGTCACGCACTGGCAGGCCGGCCAGATCGAGGTGGGACACGGCATGATCTGCAAGGCCTACGCCATCCTCATGGTCACCCACGGCCCCACGCACCCCATCACCAAGGACCTCGAG GCGATGCGGGTGCAGACGGAGATGGAGCTGAGGATGTTCAAGCAGAACGAGTACGTTTACCACAGCATGAGGGAGGCGGCCCTGAAGAACAAGCCCATGACCATGATGCACGAACCCAAGTCCGTGGAGGAGGGGATCAAGAATCTGTTCCACCGGCGGAAGTAG
- the smyd1b gene encoding histone-lysine N-methyltransferase SMYD1b isoform X1, which yields MRPIGTDPRSVPVGTVQGVAGYFRTSREECAVATEEPETSQRDPPPVSLCIQLSSAEAPASMENVAVFDSPGKGRGLRATKEFWAGDVIFSEASISAVVFDSLADRICHSCFRRQDKLQRCGQCKFAHYCDRTCQRAGWAEHKQECGAIKAYGKVPNENIRLASRILWRLDKDGGVVSDAQLATLEELEDHVADMQEDELKEFKVDIHNFLDYWPRGSKQHTVDHISHIFGVINCNGFSVSDQRGLQAVGVGLFPNLCLVNHDCWPNCTVILNHGNQSAVDTMFHSQRRIELRSLGKISEGEELTVAYVDYINLSEERQRLLKTQYFFDCTCEHCTKRIKDDLKMAGCEVDGVKPSDEQVKEATDYCFEMMDKLDKARLKGDYHEVVKICKECLEKTEPVLADTHIYLLRIWSSLSEVQAYLQYFDDAAEYARKMVEGYMKLYHPNNATLGMAAMRAGVTHWQAGQIEVGHGMICKAYAILMVTHGPTHPITKDLEAMRVQTEMELRMFKQNEYVYHSMREAALKNKPMTMMHEPKSVEEGIKNLFHRRK from the exons ATGAGACCCATCGGCACTGACCCGCGGTCTGTTCCTGTTGGTACAGTTCAGGGGGTGGCCGGTTATTTTAGGACCTCGCGTGAGGAATGTGCAGTTGCCACCGAGGAACCAGAGACCAGTCAACGAGACCCTCCACCCGTCTCCCTCTGCATTCAGCTCTCCAGCGCCGAGGCCCCAGCGTCCATGGAGAACGTGGCCGTGTTCGACTCGCCCGGGAAGGGGAGAGGTCTGAGGGCGACCAAGGAGTTCTGGGCCGGAGACGTCATCTTCTCCGAAGCCAGCATTTCAGCCGTGGTGTTTGACAG CCTCGCCGACCGCATCTGCCACAGCTGCTTCCGCCGGCAGGACAAGCTCCAGCGCTGCGGCCAGTGCAAGTTCGCCCATTACTGCGACCGGACCTGCCAGCGGGCCGGCTGGGCCGAGCACAAGCAGGAGTGCGGCGCCATCAAGGCCTACGGCAAAGTGCCCAACGAGAACATCCG CTTGGCGTCGCGCATCCTGTGGCGCCTGGACAAGGACGGCGGCGTGGTGTCGGACGCGCAGCTGGccacgctggaggagctggaggaccaCGTGGCCGACATGCAGGAGGACGAGCTGAAGGAGTTCAAGGTGGACATCCACAACTTCCTGGACTACTGGCCCCGCGGCAGCAAGCAGCACACGGTCGACCACATCTCGCACATCTTTGGAGTG ATCAACTGTAACGGCTTCAGTGTGAGCGACCAGAGGGGCCTGCAGGCGGTCGGCGTCGGCCTCTTCCCAAACCTGTGCCTGGTCAACCACGACTGCTGGCCAAACTGCACCGTGATCCTCAATCACGGCAA tcaATCGGCCGTCGATACTATGTTTCATTCTCAGCGGAG GATCGAGCTGCGCTCTCTGGGTAAGATCTCAGAGGGGGAGGAGCTGACCGTCGCCTACGTGGACTACATCAACCTGTCCGAGGAGCGACAGCGGCTCCTGAAGACGCAGTACTTCTTTGACTGCACGTGTGAGCACTGCACGAAACGCATCAAAGACGACCTGAAGATGGCGGGCTGCGAGGTGGACGGGGTCAAG CCTTCAGACGAACAGGTGAAAGAAGCGACGGACTACTGTTTTGAGATGATGGATAAGTTGGACAAGGCTCGATTAAAAGGCGACTACCACGAG GTGGTAAAAATCTGCAAGGAGTGCTTGGAGAAAACAGAGCCGGTGTTGGCCGACACCCACATCTACCTGCTGAGGATATGGAGCTCCCTGAGCGAGGTGCAGGCGTACCTGCAGTACTTCGACGACGCCGCCGAGTACGCGCGCAAAATGGTTGAGGGGTACAT GAAGCTGTACCACCCCAACAACGCCACCCTGGGCATGGCCGCCATGCGGGCCGGGGTCACGCACTGGCAGGCCGGCCAGATCGAGGTGGGACACGGCATGATCTGCAAGGCCTACGCCATCCTCATGGTCACCCACGGCCCCACGCACCCCATCACCAAGGACCTCGAG GCGATGCGGGTGCAGACGGAGATGGAGCTGAGGATGTTCAAGCAGAACGAGTACGTTTACCACAGCATGAGGGAGGCGGCCCTGAAGAACAAGCCCATGACCATGATGCACGAACCCAAGTCCGTGGAGGAGGGGATCAAGAATCTGTTCCACCGGCGGAAGTAG
- the LOC114862918 gene encoding fatty acid-binding protein, liver-type-like, with amino-acid sequence MSFAGKYQLDCQENFEPFMKAVGIPDDLIQKGKDIKSISEIEESGDNFKVTVTTGSKVLVNAFTVGQESELETLTGEKVKAVVHREGNKLRVNLKGIESVTELVDGNTIVNTLTLGNIVYKRTSKRM; translated from the exons ATGTCGTTTGCTGGAAAGTACCAACTTGATTGTCAGGAGAACTTCGAGCCTTTCATGAAGGCTGTTG gaATCCCTGATGATCTGATCCAGAAGGGGAAAGACATCAAGAGCATCTCTGAGATCGAGGAGTCTGGCGACAACTTCAAAGTGACGGTCACCACCGGGTCCAAGGTGCTGGTGAACGCCTTCACCGTTGGACAGGAGTCTGAGCTGGAGACGCTCACTGGAGAGAAGGTCAAG GCGGTGGTTCACCGTGAAGGCAACAAGCTAAGAGTGAACCTGAAGGGAATCGAGTCAGTCACAGAACTGGTGGATGGGAACACTATTGTTAAC ACTCTGACGCTCGGTAACATTGTATATAAAAGAACAAGTAAACGTATGTGA
- the LOC114862916 gene encoding isotocin-neurophysin IT 1-like, protein MTAAAVSLCLLFLLSVCSACYISNCPIGGKRSIMDAPLRRCMSCGPGDRGRCFGPGICCGDGFGCLLGSAETARCAEESYLLTPCQAGGRPCGAEGGRCAAAGLCCDAESCATDQSCLAEEDGDEQSSHYEGGDPGDLILRLLHLAGHPSPHQGHQ, encoded by the exons ATGACCGCAGCTGCCGTGTCGCTGTgcctcctgtttctcctgtctgtgtgttcggCGTGTTACATTTCCAACTGCCCCATCGGTGGAAAGAGATCCATCATGGACGCGCCGCTGCGGAGG TGCATGTCTTGCGGCCCCGGGGACAGGGGCCGCTGCTTCGGCCCCGGCATCTGCTGCGGCGACGGCTTCGGCTGCCTGCTGGGCTCCGCGGAGACGGCCCGCTGTGCGGAGGAGAGCTACCTCCTCACGCCCTGCCAGGCGGGGGGGCGGCCCTGCGGGGCCGAGGGGGGCCGCTGCGCCGCCGCAGGGCTGTGCTGCGACGCAG AGAGCTGCGCCACGGACCAGTCCTGCCTCGCCGAGGAGGACGGGGACGAGCAGAGCAGCCACTATGAGGGCGGCGACCCCGGCGACCTCATCCTCCGGCTGCTGCATCTGGCCGGTCACCCTTCTCCTCACCAGGGCCACCAATGA